A genomic region of Psychrobacter sp. M13 contains the following coding sequences:
- a CDS encoding MATE family efflux transporter, whose protein sequence is MALPISFTDFKSYSLRLGVLALPILVTQFCQAALGVVDAIMAGQVSALDLAAVAVGSGIWLPLFLLATGILIATTPLIGEAIGQNKHSEVPHITQQSLWTASVIGILGFIIVNLMPGVLNIMGVPANIQPIAAQYLHGVSFGFPAMAVYAVLRSYCEALGRPEPVTIISIVGLLADIPLNYIFIHGLFGMPEMGGAGCGVATAIVLWITVILLATYTGFTKRQQIAETRFFQNFTAPNRAQITKLLKLGIPIGVSIFFEASLFSLGAIIISPLGEIATASHQVALSVTGQLFMIPISVAMALTIMVSNRYGEKNLVALKQVQATGLIWTILIAIVCMLGIWLFRPQVAAAFTDNIEVRAQAMHLLIFALAYQLFDGWQVNIAGILRGMQDTTVPMWVTLFCYWIVALPLGIYLVRYTNVGAQGFWMALITGLFLASILLTLRLRFQQKRLQAQWG, encoded by the coding sequence ATGGCTTTGCCAATATCCTTTACCGATTTTAAGAGCTATAGCTTACGCTTAGGTGTACTAGCGCTCCCTATTTTAGTCACTCAATTTTGTCAGGCGGCATTGGGTGTCGTTGATGCCATTATGGCAGGACAAGTCTCAGCGCTTGACTTAGCAGCAGTCGCAGTCGGCTCTGGTATTTGGTTGCCGCTGTTTTTGCTGGCGACAGGTATCTTAATTGCCACCACGCCACTGATTGGCGAGGCGATAGGTCAAAACAAGCACAGCGAAGTGCCCCATATCACTCAGCAGTCGCTTTGGACAGCAAGCGTGATTGGCATTTTAGGGTTTATTATTGTCAATCTCATGCCAGGCGTGCTCAATATTATGGGTGTGCCTGCTAACATTCAGCCTATTGCCGCTCAGTATTTACATGGCGTCTCTTTTGGTTTTCCTGCTATGGCAGTGTATGCCGTGCTGCGCAGTTATTGCGAAGCCTTGGGCCGCCCTGAGCCTGTGACTATTATCAGTATCGTAGGCTTATTAGCTGATATCCCGCTGAACTATATTTTTATTCATGGGCTGTTTGGGATGCCTGAGATGGGCGGCGCAGGTTGCGGGGTGGCCACTGCTATAGTGTTATGGATTACGGTCATATTACTAGCGACTTATACTGGCTTTACCAAACGTCAGCAGATCGCTGAAACTCGGTTTTTTCAGAATTTTACAGCACCAAATCGGGCGCAAATTACTAAGCTGCTTAAGCTTGGTATTCCTATTGGTGTCTCAATATTCTTTGAGGCCAGTCTATTTAGCTTAGGCGCCATCATTATCAGTCCCTTAGGTGAGATTGCAACGGCCTCGCATCAAGTCGCCTTGTCAGTGACCGGTCAGCTCTTTATGATTCCCATATCAGTGGCTATGGCATTGACCATTATGGTGTCTAATCGCTATGGTGAAAAGAACCTAGTAGCGCTAAAACAAGTGCAAGCGACTGGTCTTATTTGGACGATACTCATTGCCATTGTCTGCATGCTTGGTATTTGGTTATTTCGGCCACAAGTGGCAGCGGCGTTTACAGATAATATAGAAGTACGAGCGCAAGCGATGCATTTACTTATTTTTGCCCTTGCCTACCAATTGTTTGATGGCTGGCAAGTTAATATTGCTGGTATTTTGCGTGGCATGCAGGATACTACTGTACCGATGTGGGTGACGCTGTTCTGTTATTGGATCGTAGCCTTGCCATTAGGTATCTATCTGGTACGCTATACTAATGTAGGCGCACAAGGATTTTGGATGGCACTTATTACAGGGTTATTCTTAGCGTCTATCTTACTCACACTACGCCTGCGCTTCCAGCAAAAACGCTTGCAAGCGCAGTGGGGCTAA
- a CDS encoding EVE domain-containing protein: MAYWLMKSNPKFFGIDDLQHLGTDTWEGVRNYRARNFMRDDMQVGDQVIFYHSSAKPAGVAGVMTISRAGYADPTQFHPEHRHYDPLATEDAPRWFMVDVTFEQAFKETLPLSAIKFIPALEDSLLLRKGCQQLTIIPLEPKHWQAIMDMAEDLDLR; the protein is encoded by the coding sequence ATGGCTTATTGGCTAATGAAATCTAATCCAAAATTTTTTGGTATTGATGATTTACAACACTTAGGAACAGACACTTGGGAAGGGGTACGCAATTATCGCGCGCGCAATTTTATGCGCGATGATATGCAAGTTGGCGATCAAGTTATTTTTTATCACTCAAGCGCTAAGCCTGCAGGAGTTGCAGGAGTTATGACCATTAGCCGCGCAGGCTACGCTGATCCTACCCAGTTTCATCCTGAGCATCGCCATTATGATCCTTTGGCGACTGAAGATGCCCCAAGATGGTTTATGGTCGACGTCACCTTTGAGCAAGCGTTTAAGGAAACTCTGCCCTTATCTGCTATTAAGTTTATACCAGCGCTCGAAGACTCATTATTACTCAGAAAAGGCTGCCAGCAGTTAACCATTATTCCGCTTGAACCCAAACACTGGCAAGCAATTATGGATATGGCTGAGGATTTAGATCTACGATAA